The genome window TGCACTGTCCTTCAAAGCAGTCTGTTATCTGTAAAAAACCTACTGGTTACACAGGAAAAAGTTAAGTAGTTGTTAAGGGTGTGATTGTTCTTTTACCTTCTACCTTTCACTCACCATGACCTGGGGTGCAGTTCGGTGGTTGGCATGGGATTTGCATAATtctattgtttttatgtttctttgtatttctttattagttaattcatttattttatattattatttatattattattatttatcattatttgtttgtttaaattaaaatttgtatttattttgttttctgtttcagtgACATGGTCCCTTCATCCCTCCCTTGCTCTCAGCCTCTGAAAGGCTGCAGGAGACAGGGCAGGTGTTGTAAGTGTTTCCCTTGGGTAAATATGACCTACAAGCTATTCAATAGCGCAATGTAAGACGTTTGTCATGATCTAGTAAATTGCAATTTCACaatattgttttgtctatttAACCTTCACTGTGaaactctctctttttctcatttgttccttTTTCTATTTTGGGAGATcgtccctccatccctccctccctcccagcCACTAAAAGGCATGGGCAGTCAGTGCAGGTTTTATAACCTGACTGCTGAGGACGACCCCCCTACTTTCACTACTAttatcatgatgatgatgatgctgatgatgatatcatcatcagcatcatgattattattattattattattatagatttgtgtaaaaatgtttaattaacacattagaaaacaacaaaatgataaCTACAAAACCAAACATCTATTAATTCACACAATCTCAGCTTTCTGTCATTAACGCAATGATTTAGTAATATTCTGTTCTGTTTCAAAGTTTACGAGGATCACACTTGTGAGTTATATTTACGACGTTTCAGTGGTTAGGATGCAGTACACGGGATTGTGGTAACTGTAGTAAGTTTGCAGCACGCCCGAGTGGAGACAGCACTGTGGACGAGAGATGAAAATGTGGTCCAACAGAGTATTCTTTTCTGTGGTTGCAGCGGTTATGAGTTGCTGGTAACCTTTAGACTCAAACAGTTCAAGTATCGGCTTGCGCGCACGGGACAACAAATCTTCATTGAAATCTCCACAGACTAGTATGGGATGTTGATCCATGATTTCAAGTGACTCCAAGAGACCTTTTAGGTTTGATAAGAATGAGCAGACACTGTAGCCTGGAGGCCTGTACACAACTGCAATCAGCGCATTGACTGGTTCTTCGAGCTTGACAACGGTAAACTCGATATCAGTCGCGTTTTGGATGTACCTTTTTTCACGGACTCTGATATGGTTTTTCACATAGATTGCAACGCCACCGCCGTCTTTGCTGGCCATGTCAGGGTAGTTTGTGTACGAAACATTTCTATTCCGTTTAAACAAGCCGTAGCCTTCTAAATGGAGACTTTCTGAAACAAAGGAGCCTCGCAGGTGAGTTTCAGTCAGACATAAGACGTCTGCCAGGTGAAGTTCATGGTGACTTTTGATATCATTAATATGACATGGCAGTCCCTTTGCGTTGTGATGGACCACAGTAAACGCGTCTGGCCTGTTTAATGTCGCTGTGACATGAAGAAGAGGCATTATATGTTCTACTGAAGCTTCTGTCATGTCACCAAGAGCAGCGTTAATTTCAGGGTTGGCATATATTTTGTCTTCATCCATATCAAGTACATACAGTCCGCTGAGAGAGGTCACTCTACTGAGAGCTACATAGGCCATGCCGTGTTCAAAGACATATTTTAGCGatactgctgctgaggaaataGTCATTCCTTGAGTTTTGTGTGAAGTTACAGCAAAGGCTAGCTTTATGGGAAACTGTCTGCGCACCACTCCCTTTTGTTTCagattttcttcctctctgtctatGTACACAATATTATtagctgctctgtgtctgttttgcacattttcaaGTTCAAGACCAAGTGTTTTGACGTGCGCGACACTTTCGCTGGTCACAATTTTTCCAATTTTTCCAAAAGTTCCATTGCACAGTCCTGATTGCACGTCGATGTTTCTGGTGATCATGACACGAGCACCTATGGCTACTTTTATTGAGTCGGGTAACTCTTTTTTGGTGCCTTTGGAAGGTGCAGCTTGTCTCGCCATTTTACCAGTTTGGACATCTTTTTTATAGTCGTCTGCATCAATCGTTACAATGTCAGTGTGAAAACAGGCCAACGATTCAGAGTTGTGCACATCAACCTGCTTATTTGTAGCATAAACATGCAGTATGTCTTTTGGACACTGTTCAGGGTCAGTGATAGCTCGCGAGAGTAATACTCTGTCTTCGTCTGACAACGGCTCTGACTTTTCTTTGACACGGATTCTGTTCAGCATCTCAGCAAAGGGGACGTCATCTTTCTGACGCATAATTTCTGTCAGTGTGATCATCTGAAAATTGTCACGCCAGAGATCGATCTGCATCAGGTCGTAGACACACAGAGGTTTAGGCTGTCTGACTGGCGGGAGCTGATAGAAATCTCCGACAGTGAGAACAGACATTCCTCCGAAAGGTTTGGAACTTCCTTTGATTTGTTTCAATCTCGCATCAACATAGGCAAAGAGCGACTTTGAGACCATGGATATTTCATCAATGATTAGTATTTCTGCATTTGAAAGCTCTGCCCTGACTTCATCTAGTTTATTGCCAAGACCTTGGAACGGAGGCTTTAGGCTTCTCGGTAGCTTTAGGAGACAATGCAGTGTTGTACCTGATATGTTGAACGCTGCGGTCCCAGTAAAGGCGGTTAACAGAACGGTAGGTTTTGATATGTCTGCTTCGTCTGCATTTCGCGGAAGTCTGCTCAGTATTTTAGATGCCTCTGCGTGGATGCATTTGATTAGGTGAGACTTGCCTGTTCCGCACCACCATTAATGTACAAGAAGAACTGATCTGAGTTTAAGCCACAGACACGTTTTAAGCACCAGTCTCGGACGATGTGGAATACAGACGCTTGCTTTTGGTTCAAGTTCTGATACATCTGGCGTAACAGTGTGGGATCAATCTCAGGGGCCTCTCTCATGATTGCAACGTCTGGATGTGCGTCTGAGCCCATATTTAAGTCTCTTCTCTTGTACGTTATCATCGTCATTTTGTCTTGCGTCAAGTTCACTGATGCACTCTAACCTTTCTAATTCACTCTCAGGAGCCAGATTGCACCACTTGTTTCTTATGACGCCGTTTTGTTCATACTCACTGATGGCACTTTCAATATCTTCCCGGTGTTTCTCATATTTGTCTCTGTTTAGTTTCACAATGTGAGCAACACGCACAAGGTGATCTAAATCTGGTGGTTGAACACAGGCACACTCATGGAAGGACTTGTAGGTGGGGAAGTGAACAGATTTTAGCTGGCCCTCTGAGCGATGAGGGAGGTAAAGCTTAAGTAACGTGC of Epinephelus moara isolate mb unplaced genomic scaffold, YSFRI_EMoa_1.0 scaffold156, whole genome shotgun sequence contains these proteins:
- the LOC126387027 gene encoding uncharacterized protein LOC126387027, whose product is MVSKSLFAYVDARLKQIKGSSKPFGGMSVLTVGDFYQLPPVRQPKPLCVYDLMQIDLWRDNFQMITLTEIMRQKDDVPFAEMLNRIRVKEKSEPLSDEDRVLLSRAITDPEQCPKDILHVYATNKQVDVHNSESLACFHTDIVTIDADDYKKDVQTGKMARQAAPSKGTKKELPDSIKVAIGARVMITRNIDVQSGLCNGTFGKIGKIVTSESVAHVKTLGLELENVQNRHRAANNIVYIDREEENLKQKGVVRRQFPIKLAFAVTSHKTQGMTISSAAVSLKYVFEHGMAYVALSRVTSLSGLYVLDMDEDKIYANPEINAALGDMTEASVEHIMPLLHVTATLNRPDAFTVVHHNAKGLPCHINDIKSHHELHLADVLCLTETHLRGSFVSESLHLEGYGLFKRNRNVSYTNYPDMASKDGGGVAIYVKNHIRVREKRYIQNATDIEFTVVKLEEPVNALIAVVYRPPGYSVCSFLSNLKGLLESLEIMDQHPILVCGDFNEDLLSRARKPILELFESKGYQQLITAATTEKNTLLDHIFISRPQCCLHSGVLQTYYSYHNPVYCILTTETS